A window of Chloroflexota bacterium genomic DNA:
ATGGACACCGCTACGCCGTCCACCCAGACGCCTTCGGCCTGTTGCGCCAACCGGGACGGGACGTGCCCTTTTTTCTGGAGTGGGAGCGCCGAGCGGTGCGGCCCGTCATCATGGCGGAACGGCTGGCACCCTATCTGCGCTACTTTGCGACCCGTAGACCCACGGACGACCATGGGGCACGGCCTGAGCTCACCGTCATCCTTCCTGATGCAGTTTCGGCGTCGCACTTTCAGCGGGCGGCACAGGCCGCCATGCGTCGCTCTCGAATAGTCCTGCCCTTGCGGATTGTCTACCCTTCCCGATGATTGGAGCCTTTCGAACACCGATTACTGAGGTCGACCACCTAGGACGCTAGTCTCCAAAACAGCAATCGTATGAAGGCATAAGAATGGAAATTGACTTTAGTGTCTAGGGTGCTATAGTACCGAATACAATCAATTTGGGGTTTCTATCGAACCTATGGGGAGATGCAATGACAACACTCAAGATTCCTAGATGGAGAACCCAGCCTCAACAGGTTTGGGTAAACTGTCAACTGATTAGGGATCTCGGTAGGGACGAGGAATTCGTAGTTCACTTCATAGCGAACGGAGAACATTACATATCCTTCGTCCCCAAACGTTTCGTAAATGCTACTGCCCGCCTTCTCCAAGGCCTCATCGTTGCAGATGTAGAGGGAGGGCTCCTCGTCGACATTCCAGTCGAAACACTAACTTCAGGTCCAAGAATCTTAGTGTCAGAGGGAGAGAGAGATTCCGTCTTGAAGTTTACGGGATGGGATTTGACCAATGGTACTTAGCGACCAAGAACTCTGGATGGAAATCGGTACCGGTCGGCTCTCCTTCGATCCCTCGATTTCACCTGAGCAAGTTAGTCCTTCTGCCATTGACCTACGCCTCGGCAACAATTTCACGGTGTTCAAGGAACCTAAGGAGGGAGTTACAACGATTCTCGATCCGACCAAGGTTGACAACATAGAGTCGATCATATCGGGATTCGCAGACGAAACGACAGTTCAGGATGGCGATCAATTCATATTGAAGTCCAAGTCATTTGTGCTTGCATACACGAAGGAGTATATTAGGCTGCCGAACTACCTAGCAGCCAGAATTGAAGGAAGAAGCTCCCTTGCCAGAATTGGCATATCCATCCACCAAACCGCCCCCACTGTCCACGCAACCTTTGAGGGTCAACTCAGGCTTGAGATTCTCAACAACGGGATGCTTGATTGTGCCCTTACGCCAGGTATGCGATTCTGCCAGCTTGTCATTGAGCGATTAGGTAGCCCGGCAATCTCTACTTTAAGGAGCCCGTTTCAGCAGCAACGGCAGGACATATAACCACTAGGGGCGCCTATTGCCCTTTCGCTCTTCGTGCCGGTCGAACTTTAGACCACGAGCAACTCCATGTCCTTTGCCAGTGCCCCTTAACTTTCTTTTGACACGACCTTCCCTGCTGTTTCGAGTTTCCCCTCTAGCGCCTCCCCAATAGGCACCGTGTCTTGACAGGAGCAAATACTGCGACCTTCATTGTCGCTTCACCGACAGACTGTAATCTCATCAACTTCAAATGCCATCGTCGACAGGCCCAGCGTGGCGCCCTACTGCTAGAAGGCTTCGGTGGCTCATGGTATTTGGTGACCAGGCCCAATTTCTGCGGATTCTCAATTGTAGTTGGCGGTCACGTCTGCTACGGGTGGTCTCCTTGGCTTGCTGGGAGAACCAGTCCTCGGGCCATCTCTGTGTTGGGCCCAAATGCCGATGGCACGAAGGTGGAGTAGTCAAGTAGTCAATAGAGTGTGCTACCGCAAAGAATGAAATTCAACCTCCGCTTACTGCCGACAATCCCGACGATCCCAACTTGACCTTCGTCGTCCAGTGTCTCCTTAACCCACTCCATCACCTTCCTGTCCGCGATGCTGGGATCAGCGGTTGTTTTCGGTGGATGTGAATGCCATTCGCCGATATACCCCAGCATGCCACTGGTCGCCTCTTGTATCCTCTGAACTGCCTGTTGAAGACCTTGCGAGCCACGAAGAAAGCCGTGGGGGCATTCCTGACTATCTCGTGGCGCCTCAGTCGCATCGACAACGTAAATTATCCGGCGCCCCATATCCGAAGAGCCTATCAGGATTCCACCAGTCTCACTCGGCAACTTCGCGTTGCGGTAATCCCTCAGTCTCCTCTCCAGTGTTGAGTCAAAGAAGATTCGCCACCCATTCTCTTTTCTGCGGTGCACACCCGATACCTCAATCTCTGTACAGATAATCGAATCTGTAGGCTCATCCAGTTTCCAGGTTACAATTTGTGCTCTGTCCGTTTCGTCGGTGCGCCTGATTGACCGACTCCCGATACCAGCAAAGACGCTAACCATATCTTGAGGAATCTGCGTGGAAACATCCCGACAGCCCACTCCGGAACGCATCGTGGAGGGTGGAGAGAGAAGCCCCGCTAAGTCTGTGTCGTGGGTCAGCGCTCGGTAGTGCTGCATTTCTAGGAAATCGAGAGGAACGCTTCTTTCCCTGTCCTCTGCAAGCAACGTCAGTGCAGTACCAGAGGGATTGAGAAACAATGAAACCCGACGGGCCGACGACTGAATGTTGTGACAAAGATAGCGTGCAACGGCAATAGACGCGGACATATCAAGAATAGTGCTGGCGGACCTCCACTCTGCAGGTGACCGCTTAGTGGGGGCATTAAGTCTTCCCACGCTTTCTACGACACCATGTGCTATTGCCGGCCCTTCGACAATGGTGTTCAGCATCTCTGCCAACCCTATCGCCTTGGGCCACCCCACTGCCCAACTCCCGAGGGCGTGGCGACCCATGTTGTGTGGCTGCAGGAGGTCGTTATCAACCAAAGTCCATTGACCGAAACCTCCCCGAACCAGGTTGACGACCACCTGTGAACCGAGAGATCCTAGGCCCACGGCGATCACATGAGAGGCATTTGGGTGTTGACCATTGACCTCCGCCGCTAGCGCTCGTGTAAGCCCTGGCCTAGGGTTTAAGGGCACAAGCTCTACATTCTCGCTTGCATCTACCATTCTATTCTCGTCGGTATCACACGATAGACTAGACACTTCCCTCGCTACGGCACTGAGTGGCCCCTTGAAGGCAAACGCCCGTAGCTCCTCCGACTCGACCTCCCCACCTGCAACCCTAGTCTTCGGAAGACGCACCAGCAGAACCAGACTAAAGCCATCGACACCACGCATTGCCTCGGTATTGCTTGTCAGACCATAGAGCCGCTCACGCAGGGTTCCCACTAGATCAACTCCGACTGGGAGCAAAAGTTCGTGCAATTCTCTAATTGTCCTCGGTGTCGCTTGAATCACACCATGTTGTTCGGGTTGACACGTCACCACTAGCGCCAAGCAACTAATGGACCGACGATTCTGATCCTCTCCAGACGAGGTAGGTCGGTCTCTACTTAGTCTTAGGTTGGCCCCCACTGTCTCACACGTCAGGATCATGCCCTCACTTGTGCTCGCGGCGGAAAACAGGCCACTAGGAACAATTAGGTTCTGAACAGGATCGAATATCAGGGGTTCCAGGGGTTGGTTGTCTCCATGCAGGACGCCAGCAGCCGTTTTCTCAAGCCACCACATGATTCGCGCGATTAACCTGGGTGCCGTGAGAGTTATCCTGACATCCTCCCAAGGCTCATAGTAGAGACACAAACTTCTCGGTTCACCTGGCCCTGTAAGGTTTGTATGGGGTGCTCGAGGGAAGTCCCGTCTCAGGGCTTCAACATAGGGATGCATGCCATCATCTTGGCGAAACACTAATAGGATGGGTTCGGTGTGGCGGATGTCATGCACAGGTCGCTGTGGTACTGTCGCTGATATGGCTAGCTCAACAGCCTCGGTTCCGTCGTCCCTGGAGCCATAGCAATTCAATAGCTGGACATTCGGGTTAGTAGTCGTTCTAGCGAATCTGGCGACACTCCTAGCTCTCGGGATGGTCAGATGTCTCGGCTCGACCAGCACCCCGGCTGCCTGGAAGTCATAATCACTCATCAGTACCCGTGGTCTCCGGCCCTAGGCGGGCTAGTGATAACTGCTCCAGTTACAGTTGGAGCAACTTTTTCGAGGGCGACTCCCAAGCCCCTGCCACTAACTTTCAGGTTCACTGGCCTTGGGCTCTCCTTTGCGGGATGTTCCATCGTAACAAGGTAGTGCCCCGCTATGTTCTGTGCCGCCTTCTTGTAGTATTCGGCAGCTTGCCTGTGGGGCGGAAGGATCTCGTCCGAACTAGGAATTGTCTTGCTGGGAGATACTATCGTCCCTGCCGTGTTTCCATACTTCTCATACAGTCGGCCGACACTCGGTACGGGAGTGGTCACCGAATCACCCCTTTCGGGTGAAAGAGAACGGTAACTGGAGTGATGAGGCACCTTGATTATGTCCCATTCCAGCCGGTCCTGATTTCCCGCTTTCTCGCTAGTCTCCACGATCCGACCGAGTACATCGTAGGGTGAGTCGCCGGTTAGCATGAGCTTGACTTGGCCTGGACCGTCTTTGATCGTAGCATGAAAGACCGTGCACTCACCGTTGCGGTCCACTTCACTCTCGTCGCGCTGGTCGGAGAAAGGGGCGTGAACGAAGAATTCGATCCCTGTACTCTCCAAGCTAAACCCCGGCATAAGGTCGCCCGCACCGACAATCAAGTTGCGACGAGCGCCGGGGGCAATTCCCTGATTCCGCAGCCAGTCGTTGAGAACCTCGGGGCGGGAAATGACTCGAATTCCCTTGCCTTCCCTCAATCTATGACGTGCCTCAGCTTGAATGACTCGACCCTCCGGAGACTGGTCCCACTTACTTTCGAGGATGGCAGCGGCAGGCACCCACATCTCCTTGATGCGAATCCGGCCGGGCCCTTGGTATTTCTCCGCGTGTTCGAGATGAAAGAACTCCGACGCCCCCGCAAAATGATCTGAGTCGAGATGGCTGAACGAGGCTACATCGATACTGTCGCGCCCTTCATTTTCAAACTCAGCACGAAGCGCTTGGGCCAAGTCAATCCTGCGATCATCGCCGCCTTGGAGTGTTGGCGCTGCAAAGTCAAACACGAACTTGCAGCCGCCAGCATCAACTAAACACGTGTCTGCGTTGCCTATGGGGAAAAAACGTACGTTAGCTTCCATTCCAGTCTCCTTTACTGTTTTCTATACGATAAGGCCCGTGAACCTCTAGTCTCCAACAACCCCTGGGGAACGGGACATTCTACAAACCCGACCCTTGCTTTGGTGTTGTGGGCAGGCCTGCCATGTAAATCCAACTTGACAGTTTACATTTTTCGATGTTATACCACCAATTGTAAACTGGTCAAGAGGAGGGAGGTAAGGGATGATAGGCGATCGACTGAAGTTGGCTCGCTCCGCCTCAGGACTTTCACTTCGAGAGTTAAGCGACCGCATTCACAATCGGGTCTCGGCTCAGGCGATTGGCAAGTATGAACGCAATGAGAGCATGCCCAGCTCTGGTGTCCTGATTGCCCTCGCTGACGCTCTTTGGATTTCAGTCAACTACCTTACTGGGAACCCGAGCATTAGCCTTCAGTCGGTAGAGTTTCGCGCTAAAGGCATTGCGAGCAAGAAGGAGGAAGACCGAATCAAAGCCACGGTTCTTCATAAACTCGAACGCTACCTCACAATTGAGAGGATACTCAACCTGCCCAGTATTCATTGGCAAGAACCCATGTCGGCTCCCTATCCCGTCACCCATGATCTATTAGAGGTCGACAGGGCGGCCAGCAGATTGAGAAATGACTGGGGGTTGGGGAACAATCCGATTCCTGACATGGCTGAGTTAATGGAGGACAGAGGTGTCAAGGTCTTGTTCTGTGAGTTGTCAGGAGTTGATGGCCTTACCGCCCAGGTACTCGGAGAAGGTCTGCAAGAAGCCCATGTGATTGTGGTGAACCTGGATCATACAAGGGATCGACAGCGATTTACAATTGCCCATGAAATAGGGCATATGGTTCTTGATGTTACGCCGGGAATTGATAAAGAAAAGGCAGCTTACCGCTTCGCCGGCGCGTTCCTCATGCCGGAAGAGGTACTCTGGGCCAAGATCGGCAAGCATCGTTCAGCAATAGATTGGAAGGAACTTCTCGCTCTGAAACTAGTATTCGGCATAAGCGTACAAGCAATCACATACAGATGCAAAGACCTAGGAATAATTAGTCAGGCGCTCATGGGGAGACTGTTTGATATTTTTGAAGAAAACGGATGGAGGAGCCCCCCGTACAGAGAACCACTTGATATACTGGATAGCCCTTTCGGACGATTCGAGAGGCTGTGCCTTCGCGCGTTGGCAGAACGGGCGATCTCAGAATCGAAGGCTTCCGAGCTTCTCGAAAGGGCGGTTTCTGATCTGGATGCTTTGTGGGAAGGGGAGCTAACCCAGTGAATGTCATGGTCGCCGATTCGTCCGCATTCTTGGACCTACAGCGTGGTGGATTCCTTGAAAAGTGTCTCGGGCTTCCTTACCAATTCACTGTTCCAGACCTGCTTTGCAGGGCTGAATTGGTGAATCGCACCACCGGGTCCGGCTTAGTCCCCCTCGGCCTTAGAGTGGAGGAACTCAATGGGGACGAGGTCAGCAGCGCCATGCGCTTTAGGCGGCAGCTTCCGACCATTTGCCTTCAGGATTCATTCGCGTTGGCATTGGCCACGATCAGGCGGTGGATTCTGCTCACCAGCGACGATGTGATACGAGCATTTGCCTCTTCAATGTCGGTTGCGTGCCGAAGCGTTCTGTGGATGATCGATCAATTATTCTACGCTGGCGTGGCCAACGCAGAGAGTCTTGTATCAGGACTAAGCGCGCTCCAATCTCACCCAGGGTGCCGCATCCCTCACAATGAGATAGCCGTTAGGATTGACCACTTCTCCTCAACCGCCAAATTACCCTGATGCCTCGACTCAGGTGCCAATTGAACAGGGCTAAACCACGCAATGAACTAGGGGTGACAGTGATTGTCGTACGATAAAGATGAATTAGCGAACGGCCTCGCTCGGGTCCCTGTCAAAGGAGTATTCCGGATACGGAAGAGAAATAGGGGGACTAGCCTCCTTGCGGTAGTGTGAGCGGACCGAAAGGTCACATTGGAGATAGCCCCAATTGATCATGCGGGCCTTCTCCTCGTCACTGAACGAGTTCAGGCGCGTTCTGGTCGATTCAAGCAGTGCCGTCCATCCCTCTGCTACCTCGAAAGGGCTCTTTACGGGATAGGCCTGAGTCCTCGTACCGACGGCCCACCAGGCGCCTTGCCTCTCTCCATTCTCAAGTTGTCTCAATGTGTCCCTCCGCCTAAGAGCCCTCGTCTGCTCGACGGCGATGGCAATCGGGCGCATCGTGCGATGGAAAAGGGTCCTAAGCGGAGCGCCGCCAATCTCAGATTCGAGTGGGCCACTAGCATCGGAGACCAAGAGTGTCCCAAATCTGGAAATCGGCTGTACGCCGAGGTTGTCGTATACCCCTCCATCCAACAGTGACACCCTCCGCTTAAGGTCAACACGGTCGAACAGTCTCGCGTACTCTGACCTTCGAAAGACGTCTGGATCCAACCTGAGAATCATAGGAGGAAACACTGGAGGTAATGCCGAGGAGGCAGCAAGAACATTCGCCAGATAGACGTTAGGTTTCTCAACAATACCGAGCATGTACGTCCTCATCGCGGCCTTAGAGAACGTCCAGTTTCGGCCCGTTTCCAGGTGGGCAGCGTTGAAAAGGAATTCTGGGGCGTCCGGCATGTCTTGAAGTGTGTGATCCCCGACAAGGTGCTTACGATAAAAGTAGGGTAGGGCGTTTGAACGCATCATAAGACTTCGCACTGTTGCCCATACGTCTATGTTTCGGCCGCAAAGGTTCCATATGGGCTCTACGACCTCCCGGCAAAAGTTGGAGGCTACTCCTTCGCCAAAATCAAGACTAGACCACCGAATGGCCAAGAGGCCGGCCAGAAGTGAGCCACCGGAAACAGACGAAATGCGATCTATTGCCCTCAGCAAACCAAGCTCATTGAGCCTCCATGCAGCGCCAAGATGGAACAGCGTTGCACGGAATCCCCCACCGGACAGAGCCAGCCCTACTTCACTCGGTCGTGCATCATAGAGGGAACCTTGGTTCAGCATACAATCCTTGTCCGGGACATTACCCAACTAGTACGAGAGTTGCCTAGGCATCATAGCCGTCGGATGAAGCCCGTCTTAGC
This region includes:
- the dcd gene encoding dCTP deaminase, giving the protein MVLSDQELWMEIGTGRLSFDPSISPEQVSPSAIDLRLGNNFTVFKEPKEGVTTILDPTKVDNIESIISGFADETTVQDGDQFILKSKSFVLAYTKEYIRLPNYLAARIEGRSSLARIGISIHQTAPTVHATFEGQLRLEILNNGMLDCALTPGMRFCQLVIERLGSPAISTLRSPFQQQRQDI
- a CDS encoding ThiF family adenylyltransferase — encoded protein: MIQATPRTIRELHELLLPVGVDLVGTLRERLYGLTSNTEAMRGVDGFSLVLLVRLPKTRVAGGEVESEELRAFAFKGPLSAVAREVSSLSCDTDENRMVDASENVELVPLNPRPGLTRALAAEVNGQHPNASHVIAVGLGSLGSQVVVNLVRGGFGQWTLVDNDLLQPHNMGRHALGSWAVGWPKAIGLAEMLNTIVEGPAIAHGVVESVGRLNAPTKRSPAEWRSASTILDMSASIAVARYLCHNIQSSARRVSLFLNPSGTALTLLAEDRERSVPLDFLEMQHYRALTHDTDLAGLLSPPSTMRSGVGCRDVSTQIPQDMVSVFAGIGSRSIRRTDETDRAQIVTWKLDEPTDSIICTEIEVSGVHRRKENGWRIFFDSTLERRLRDYRNAKLPSETGGILIGSSDMGRRIIYVVDATEAPRDSQECPHGFLRGSQGLQQAVQRIQEATSGMLGYIGEWHSHPPKTTADPSIADRKVMEWVKETLDDEGQVGIVGIVGSKRRLNFILCGSTLY
- a CDS encoding XRE family transcriptional regulator; translated protein: MIGDRLKLARSASGLSLRELSDRIHNRVSAQAIGKYERNESMPSSGVLIALADALWISVNYLTGNPSISLQSVEFRAKGIASKKEEDRIKATVLHKLERYLTIERILNLPSIHWQEPMSAPYPVTHDLLEVDRAASRLRNDWGLGNNPIPDMAELMEDRGVKVLFCELSGVDGLTAQVLGEGLQEAHVIVVNLDHTRDRQRFTIAHEIGHMVLDVTPGIDKEKAAYRFAGAFLMPEEVLWAKIGKHRSAIDWKELLALKLVFGISVQAITYRCKDLGIISQALMGRLFDIFEENGWRSPPYREPLDILDSPFGRFERLCLRALAERAISESKASELLERAVSDLDALWEGELTQ
- a CDS encoding patatin-like phospholipase family protein, whose translation is MLNQGSLYDARPSEVGLALSGGGFRATLFHLGAAWRLNELGLLRAIDRISSVSGGSLLAGLLAIRWSSLDFGEGVASNFCREVVEPIWNLCGRNIDVWATVRSLMMRSNALPYFYRKHLVGDHTLQDMPDAPEFLFNAAHLETGRNWTFSKAAMRTYMLGIVEKPNVYLANVLAASSALPPVFPPMILRLDPDVFRRSEYARLFDRVDLKRRVSLLDGGVYDNLGVQPISRFGTLLVSDASGPLESEIGGAPLRTLFHRTMRPIAIAVEQTRALRRRDTLRQLENGERQGAWWAVGTRTQAYPVKSPFEVAEGWTALLESTRTRLNSFSDEEKARMINWGYLQCDLSVRSHYRKEASPPISLPYPEYSFDRDPSEAVR